The following DNA comes from Mycobacterium sp. MS1601.
CTACATTCTGTACGCCCCGCCGCACGCGGTGCCCCGGGCGCTGCGATTCCCGACGGGTCCGGTGAGCGCCGACGCGGTCCTGCTCACCTCCATGGGCGTCGAGGCGGGCATCGATGGTCTGGCGCACAGCCTGGTGGCACAGGTGGTCACCGAGATGGTGCGCCGCGGTGTCCGTGCGTTGGAAGCCTTTGGCCGCACCGCTGACGCGGCAGAGCTACTGGATCCGGCGACAGCGGACCCCACGCTGGACTTGGCAGTGGAAGCGCTCGGCGACTGCGCCTTCGACCAATGCATGATCGAAGCCGACTTCCTCCAGGAGGTCGGCTTTGTCGTGGTGTCCCACCACCGCTACTTCCCGCGGCTGAGGCTGGAACTCGACAAGGGCCTCGGTTGGAAAGCCGAAGTGGAGGCAGCACTGGAACGTCTGCTGGAGAGCGCACAACTGCAGGTGCCGGTGGGGGCCGGGTCCGCCGCAGTGCGTGCGTTCCGGCAGGGGGCTCTCAGGAGCCGCTGAGTCGGGCTGCCGCCGCCTGGCCCATGGCTGCTTCGTGAGCCAGTAGTTCGGCAAACGTGAAAGTGCCTGTGGGACGGTCGTTCTTGCCCAGCAGATACAACCGCTTGACTGCGGCCAGCACACCTTCGGCGATGGCATCACGAGTCTGCGATGACACCAGCATGGCCCGGTCACGGGGATTGGTGATGTAGCCGATGTCCACCTGTACGGTGGGCATCCGGGTGAGTCGCAGCAGGTCCCACGTGCGGCCGTGGGTGCGGCAGTCACGTAAACCGGTGCGCGCCACCACTTCCCGTTCGATGAAGCTGGCCAGGTTACGGCCGATGGTGGACACAGATCCGTGGGAGTTGCCGAAGTGGAAGGTGGCGACGCCATTGGCCGCAGGGGACGCCTGGGTGGCACACCGCAGGCTGATCATCAGGTCGGCACCCACCGCGTTGGCGGTGGCGGCCCGCTCGGCGTCCGAGGGGCTGTGATTGGCCGGCCGGGACAAGAACGTCTCCATGCCGATGGCCGTCATCCGACCTTCGAGTCGACTTGCCAAGTCCCACAACACGTCTGCTTCGCTGATCGGGCCTTCTGGACCCTGTGTGATCAAACCGTGGTCGGCACCGCCGCGGCCCGGATCGATGATGATCCGCTTGCCGGAGAGCTTGGGTCCGGACCGACGCACCAGCTCTTCTTCCCGGATGGCATGGGGTGACCCACCGGTGACCCGCGGGCCAAGGAAGTACAGGGACCGCAGGGTCTCCGGACCACAGATCCCGTCGGACGCCAGTCCGTACTCCCGCTGGTAGGAACTCAGCGCGGTGTGGGTCTGCAAGCCGAAATGGCCGTCGACCATGCCGGTGTAAAAGCCGAGATCCTGCAGGCGGGCCTGCAGGGTGGCGACGTCGTCTCCGTACATCGGCGCGCCGAACTGGTGGTGCAAGGTACGTGCGCCCAGCCGGTAGGAGGCTTCTTTGAGTGCGCGGTAGGTTGCTTCGCCCACGATCCCGTCGACCAGCAGACCACGTCGCTGCTGAAAATCGCGTACCGCATGGTCCAGGTCGGCGTCGAAGACGTCGGCGGCGACGTGGCGGCCGGTGGTCAGATCATCGTCGGGGTTCTCAATCAGACCCAGCGCTCCCAGAGCACCCCTGATTTCGGCAACCGCGACACCACGATCGCCGAGACGCAAAGCGTCACCGGCTTCTCCGCGGCGCGGACTCGACATGTACAGGGCCCTTCGGTCACGGAGGTTGGCGGCCGAAGAAGCAGCCAACCAGGGCAAGGCAGACTAGTCAGTATTCTCTCAGACGGCGGCCCGATTCCGTAAAACACCAGGCGAGCGCGCGTGCCGTCAGCGACACGCGCGCTCCGGCCTTGAAACTACGTACTAGGAAACCACGTCACCGAGTTCGCGCAGCAGGGCAGCCTTGCCTTTGGCCCCGACGATGCGCTTCACGGCCTCGCCGTTCTGGAACAGAATCATGGTCGGGATGGAGACCACCTGGAAATCTCGGGCGGTCTCGGGGTTGGCGTCCACATCGAGCTTGGCGACCGTGAGCTGGCCCGCTTTCTCACTGGCGATCTCCTCGAGTACCGGGGCCACCATCTTGCACGGCCCGCACCAGGTGGCCCAGAAGTCCACCAGTACCGGCGTGGTGCTGTTGAGGACGTCCTGGGTGAACGAGTCGTCGGAAACGGTGACGGTGGCGCTGTCGGCGCTCATTGCGGTGCTCCAATCAGATCGGTGTCGGGGTTCTGCGAAGGTACGGGAGTTTCAGCCAGCCAGCGTTCGGCGTCGATGGCCGCCGAACAGCCCATACCGGCGGCGGTGATGGCCTGCCGGTAGGTGTGGTCCACCAGGTCGCCTGCGGCGAACACGCCTTCCACCGAGGTGGCGGTGGTGCGGCCCTTGGTCAGGACGTAGCCCTCGGGGTCGAGGTCGACGATGCCGCGGACCAGCGCTGACCGCGGGTCGTGTCCGATGGCGACGAACACGCCGGTCACCGCCAACGTGGTTTCCTCGCCGGTGACCGTGTCACGGACCTTCAGGCCACTGACGGTGCCTTCACCCTCGACGGCCAGGACCTGCTTGTTGGTCAGGAAGCGGATCTTCTCGTTGGCCTGAGCGCGCTCGAGCATGATCTTGGACGCGCGGAACTCCTCGCGGCGGTGGACCAGCGTCACACTACGAGCGAACTTGGTCAAGAAGGTGGCTTCC
Coding sequences within:
- a CDS encoding acetyltransferase; amino-acid sequence: MSARISPLRLEAFEQLPKHARRCVFWEVDPDTVGGEDHLTDPEFEKEAWLSMVMLEWGSCGQVASAIPAADDTDSEPPCLGYILYAPPHAVPRALRFPTGPVSADAVLLTSMGVEAGIDGLAHSLVAQVVTEMVRRGVRALEAFGRTADAAELLDPATADPTLDLAVEALGDCAFDQCMIEADFLQEVGFVVVSHHRYFPRLRLELDKGLGWKAEVEAALERLLESAQLQVPVGAGSAAVRAFRQGALRSR
- a CDS encoding N-acetylmuramoyl-L-alanine amidase, with translation MSSPRRGEAGDALRLGDRGVAVAEIRGALGALGLIENPDDDLTTGRHVAADVFDADLDHAVRDFQQRRGLLVDGIVGEATYRALKEASYRLGARTLHHQFGAPMYGDDVATLQARLQDLGFYTGMVDGHFGLQTHTALSSYQREYGLASDGICGPETLRSLYFLGPRVTGGSPHAIREEELVRRSGPKLSGKRIIIDPGRGGADHGLITQGPEGPISEADVLWDLASRLEGRMTAIGMETFLSRPANHSPSDAERAATANAVGADLMISLRCATQASPAANGVATFHFGNSHGSVSTIGRNLASFIEREVVARTGLRDCRTHGRTWDLLRLTRMPTVQVDIGYITNPRDRAMLVSSQTRDAIAEGVLAAVKRLYLLGKNDRPTGTFTFAELLAHEAAMGQAAAARLSGS
- the trxA gene encoding thioredoxin, encoding MSADSATVTVSDDSFTQDVLNSTTPVLVDFWATWCGPCKMVAPVLEEIASEKAGQLTVAKLDVDANPETARDFQVVSIPTMILFQNGEAVKRIVGAKGKAALLRELGDVVS
- the trxB gene encoding thioredoxin-disulfide reductase, with translation MTEQSSIHDVIVIGSGPAGYTAAVYTARANLSPVVFEGTSFGGALMTTTEVENFPGFKDGIMGPELMDQMREQALRFGADLQMEDVEAVDLEGPVKTVTTAGGEVYRTRAVILAMGAAARYLGVPGEQELLGRGVSACATCDGFFFRDQDIAVIGGGDSAMEEATFLTKFARSVTLVHRREEFRASKIMLERAQANEKIRFLTNKQVLAVEGEGTVSGLKVRDTVTGEETTLAVTGVFVAIGHDPRSALVRGIVDLDPEGYVLTKGRTTATSVEGVFAAGDLVDHTYRQAITAAGMGCSAAIDAERWLAETPVPSQNPDTDLIGAPQ